TGCGCAAGGACGGGCTGGTGACCGCCCGGCGCGAAGGGCAGAGCATCCGGTATTCGATCGCCAGCGCGCCGGCCCGCACGGTGATTTCGGCCCTTGCCGGAATCTATTGTAGCCCGGAGGGCGTCACCTGCGCGGTGCCCGATCCTTCATCGACAACGGAGATTTCGACATGACGACACCTTCCAAGCTGCGCGACCTCGACCCCGCCACCGTGCATGACGACCTGCGCGCCGGACGCATCCTGCTGGTCGATGTGCGCGAGCCGCAGGAATTCGCGGTGGAGCGCATTCACGGCGCGATGCTGTTCCCGCTCTCCACCTTCGATCCGGCGATGCTGCCGCAGGACCCGGGCAAGCCGATCGTCTTCCAGTGCGGCTCGGGCAAGCGCTCGGCGATGGCGGCGGCGAAGTGCCGCGAGGCCGGCATCGCGGTGAACGCTCATCTCGCCGGCGGCATGATGGCGTGGAAGGCGGCGGGGATGCCGTATGTCTCGCTCGATTCCGCCACCGGCCAGGTGGTCGACCGCCGCTGACCTCCCGCCCGCCGCACCGTCCCCGACAAGGAACGACAGCATGCCCCGCAAGCCATTCCTCCTCTCGCTGCTGCTGCCGCTCCTGCTCCTGTCGGGGATGGCGGCGGGCGCCACAACACCCGTCTCGACCTTTACCGTCGCCGCCCGCATGGTGCCGGACCAGAAGGCCGTGTTCGCCACCGTCGAAAGCCGCAACGTGGTGCCGGCGCGCACGCGGATCGGCGGCACCGTCACCGCGCTTTCGGTGCATGACGGCGACAGCGTGACGGCGGGTCAGGTCATCGCCACCGTGCATGACCAGAAGCTCGAATTGCAGATCAAGGCGCTGGATGCCGAGATTGCGGGGCTGCGGGCCAGCCTCGTCCAGGCGCAGACCGATCTGCGGCGCACCGAGGCGCTGGCGCATAGCGGCGCGGTATCGCGCCAGCAGCTCGACCAGGCGCGGACGGCGGTGGACGTTGCCGCCAGCACGCTCCGCGCGCGGATCGCGCAGCGCGCCGTGGCCGCCCAGCAGCAGGACGAGGGCGCGGTGCTGGCGCCGATCGCCGGGCGGGTGCTGACCGTGCCGGTGACCGACGGCACGGTGGTGCTGCCGGGGGACACGATCGCCACGGTCGCCGAGCAGAACTTCATTCTCCGCCTGCGGATCCCCGAGCGGCACGCGCTGCATCTGAAGGCCGGCGACATGGTGCGGCTGGATGGCGGCGAATTCGGCCTTACCGGCGCGCGGTTCGGCCGCATCACCCTGGTCTATCCGCAGATCGTCGCCGGCGAGGTGCGCGCCGATGCCGAGGTGAAGGGGATCGGCAGCTACTTCGTGGGCGAGCGCGTGCGCGTTTTCGTCCCGGCCGGCGAGCGGCGGACGATCGTGGTGCCGTCAGGCTTCGTCTTCACCCGCTTCGGCCAGGATTACGTGAGGCTGCGGCAGAAGGATGGCAGCGTGATCGACGCGCCGGTGCAGCGGGGGCTGCCGCTGCCGACCCGCGCGATGCCGGACGGGTTGCAGATCCTCGCCGGCCTGGTGCCGGGTGACGTGCTGGTGCGGCCGTGAGGCTCGGCATTTCCGGGCGGCTCGCCCGCGCCTTCATCCGCTCGCCGCTGACGCCGCTGTTCCTGCTCGCGGCGCTGGCGGCCGGGCTGGTCGCCATCACCACCATTCCGCGCGACGAGGACCCGCAGATCCATGTCCCGATGGTGGACGTGATGGTGCAGGCGAACGGGCTCAAGGCGGCGGATGCCGCGGAACTCGTGACCAAGCCGCTCGAGACGATCCTGAAGGCGATTCCGGGCGTCAAGCATATCTACAGCGAGACCCGCGACGACCAGGTTCTGGTCACCGCCCGCTTCAGGGTGGGGACCAACGAGGACGCCGCCGTGGTGCGGGTGAACGACAAGATCCGCGCCAACATGAACCGCATCCCGATCGGCATTCCGCCGCCGCTGGTGGTCGGGCGCGGGATCGACGATGTCGCGATCCTCACCCTCACCCTCGCGCCGAAGCCGGGGGCGGCGA
This genomic interval from Acidiphilium multivorum AIU301 contains the following:
- a CDS encoding ArsR/SmtB family transcription factor, with amino-acid sequence MNLAADEASDLLKSLANRHRLLILCQLLDGERSVGELVAFLQIRDSAVSQHLALLRKDGLVTARREGQSIRYSIASAPARTVISALAGIYCSPEGVTCAVPDPSSTTEIST
- a CDS encoding rhodanese-like domain-containing protein → MTTPSKLRDLDPATVHDDLRAGRILLVDVREPQEFAVERIHGAMLFPLSTFDPAMLPQDPGKPIVFQCGSGKRSAMAAAKCREAGIAVNAHLAGGMMAWKAAGMPYVSLDSATGQVVDRR
- a CDS encoding efflux RND transporter periplasmic adaptor subunit is translated as MPRKPFLLSLLLPLLLLSGMAAGATTPVSTFTVAARMVPDQKAVFATVESRNVVPARTRIGGTVTALSVHDGDSVTAGQVIATVHDQKLELQIKALDAEIAGLRASLVQAQTDLRRTEALAHSGAVSRQQLDQARTAVDVAASTLRARIAQRAVAAQQQDEGAVLAPIAGRVLTVPVTDGTVVLPGDTIATVAEQNFILRLRIPERHALHLKAGDMVRLDGGEFGLTGARFGRITLVYPQIVAGEVRADAEVKGIGSYFVGERVRVFVPAGERRTIVVPSGFVFTRFGQDYVRLRQKDGSVIDAPVQRGLPLPTRAMPDGLQILAGLVPGDVLVRP